Proteins encoded by one window of Arabidopsis thaliana chromosome 2, partial sequence:
- the LCR75 gene encoding low-molecular-weight cysteine-rich 75 (low-molecular-weight cysteine-rich 75 (LCR75); INVOLVED IN: defense response; LOCATED IN: endomembrane system; CONTAINS InterPro DOMAIN/s: Gamma thionin (InterPro:IPR008176), Knottin (InterPro:IPR003614), Gamma Purothionin (InterPro:IPR008177); BEST Arabidopsis thaliana protein match is: low-molecular-weight cysteine-rich 76 (TAIR:AT2G31953.1); Has 35333 Blast hits to 34131 proteins in 2444 species: Archae - 798; Bacteria - 22429; Metazoa - 974; Fungi - 991; Plants - 531; Viruses - 0; Other Eukaryotes - 9610 (source: NCBI BLink).): protein MKSSTTSMQLIPTLFFLTILLASPDIEMVEGQQMCEAKSLDWKGMCLKWRNCRQVCISEGFTDGRCKGFTRKCICSKPCFVLPN from the exons atgaagagCTCTACTACCTCTATGCAGTTAATTCCAACACTTTTCTTCTTAAccattcttcttgcttcacCAG ATATAGAGATGGTTGAAGGACAACAAATGTGTGAAGCAAAGAGCTTGGACTGGAAGGGTATGTGTCTGAAATGGAGGAATTGTCGCCAAGTATGCATTAGCGAAGGTTTCACTGACGGTCGTTGCAAAGGATTCACCCGCAAATGCATTTGTAGCAAACCTTGTTTTGTCCTTCCTAATTAA